In the Populus trichocarpa isolate Nisqually-1 chromosome 1, P.trichocarpa_v4.1, whole genome shotgun sequence genome, one interval contains:
- the LOC18095458 gene encoding polyphenol oxidase, chloroplastic, translating into MASCICLSSSIPLAASSFLPSFPKTHRVSRIKKPNRPNIPIVSCKSGKNDHEQNPATRRDLLIGLGGLYGATSLSDPFAYANPIAPPDITQCELVPLPSESDPSNCCPPTSTEIKNFEFPSASSPMRIRPAAHLVDQAYVAKYAKAIALMKSLPDDDPRSFKSQADVHCAYCDGAYHQAGFPDLELQIHFSWLFFPWHRLYLYYFERILGKLIDDPTFALLFWNWDAPAGMQMPAIFTDPESPLYDPLRDANHQPPTLLDLNYAKGDANPDPAKAEELYASNLNVMYRQMVSGATKPTLFFGKPYRAGDDPSPGMGTIETTPHTQIHYWTGDPNQTNGENMGNFYSAGRDPIFYCHHSNVDRMWDLWKKIPGGKREDIEDSDWLNSEFLFWDENKELVRVKVKDTLDTKKLGYGFQDVPIPWLTTRATPKLTRQEKSRRAAEKSVVLTPISAFPVVLDKVISVEVSRPKKSRSATEKEDEDEVLVIEGIEYEENQLIKFDVLVNDEPDSPGGPDNSEFAGSFVNVPHKHAKKSKTTMVLGITGLLEDLEAEGDDTLVVTLVPRSGGDSVTVANVKIEFVAD; encoded by the coding sequence ATGGCTTCCTGTATCTGTCTTTCCAGTAGCATCCCTTTAGCTGCCTCCTCTTTCTTGCCTTCCTTCCCGAAAACACACCGAGTTTCCAGAATTAAAAAGCCAAACCGTCCCAATATCCCGATTGTTTCTTGCAAATCAGGCAAGAATGATCATGAACAAAACCCTGCCACCAGAAGAGATCTGCTCATTGGTCTCGGTGGACTCTATGGAGCAACTAGTCTTAGTGATCCATTTGCCTATGCTAACCCCATTGCACCCCCAGACATAACCCAATGTGAGCTAGTTCCCCTGCCATCCGAAAGTGACCCCTCGAACTGTTGCCCTCCAACATCCACAGAGATCAAAAACTTCGAATTCCCTTCTGCGTCCTCCCCAATGCGCATTAGGCCTGCTGCTCATTTAGTTGATCAAGCCTACGTAGCTAAATATGCCAAAGCCATTGCACTGATGAAAAGTCTTCCTGACGATGATCCACGTAGCTTCAAGAGCCAAGCCGACGTTCATTGTGCTTATTGTGATGGTGCTTATCACCAAGCAGGCTTTCCTGATTTAGAACTTCAAATTCACTTCTCGTGGCTCTTCTTTCCCTGGCATAGACTCTATTTATACTACTTCGAAAGAATCTTGGGTAAACTGATTGATGATCCAACTTTCGCTTTGCTTTTCTGGAATTGGGATGCCCCTGCCGGCATGCAAATGCCAGCCATTTTTACTGACCCCGAATCACCACTTTATGACCCCCTTCGCGACGCGAATCACCAACCTCCGACATTGCTTGATCTTAATTACGCAAAAGGAGATGCGAATCCAGACCCTGCAAAAGCAGAGGAATTGTATGCAAGCAATCTGAACGTAATGTACAGGCAAATGGTGTCCGGTGCCACGAAGCCTACTCTCTTTTTTGGAAAACCATATCGTGCTGGTGATGATCCAAGTCCTGGAATGGGTACAATTGAGACCACCCCACACACTCAGATTCACTACTGGACCGGCGACCCCAATCAAACTAACGGGGAAAATATGGGCAATTTCTACTCAGCAGGGAGAGATCCCATATTTTATTGTCATCACTCGAACGTCGATCGAATGTGGGACTTGTGGAAGAAAATACCTGGAGGCAAGCGAGAGGATATCGAGGATTCTGATTGGCTTAATTCAGAGTTTCTTTTCTGGGATGAGAATAAAGAGCTGGTTCGTGTAAAGGTTAAAGATACTCTTGACACCAAGAAGCTAGGATATGGCTTTCAAGATGTTCCTATTCCTTGGCTGACAACTAGAGCAACACCAAAATTAACAAGGCAGGAAAAATCACGTCGTGCAGCCGAAAAAAGCGTTGTATTAACACCAATTAGTGCATTCCCTGTTGTCTTGGATAAAGTCATAAGTGTGGAGGTTTCCAGGCCAAAGAAATCAAGAAGCGCGACggagaaagaagatgaagatgaagtttTAGTTATTGAAGGGATTGAgtatgaagaaaatcaattaattaagttcGATGTCCTCGTCAACGATGAACCTGATTCACCTGGTGGACCAGACAACTCCGAGTTTGCAGGAAGTTTCGTCAATGTGCCTCACAAgcatgcaaaaaaatcaaagacaacTATGGTATTGGGGATTACAGGATTGTTGGAAGATCTGGAAGCTGAAGGAGATGATACCCTTGTGGTGACTTTAGTGCCTCGGTCTGGTGGTGATTCTGTTACCGTTGCTAATGTCAAGATTGAGTTTGTCGCTGACTGA